In Podospora pseudopauciseta strain CBS 411.78 chromosome 2 map unlocalized CBS411.78m_2, whole genome shotgun sequence, the genomic stretch ATAGGAATATCTTAGTGCCCTTTCAACTTGATTGATGCTCCTCGGCTCAATGCTTCGTTTCAAAGGCCGCAGCGCGGGGTAGGAGCCGGCCGATTGTTGTTGACTTGTTTGTTCTCCCCACAAAGAAGCAGCAAAAGTGGTGACGTAATTTTTGCATTGTCAGGTTGGAGTTGGCCAATTGTGGGTCATCTTGGCAGCGAAAGAGCCCCTCTTGCGTCACCGACAAGGACCCAAAGAAGCTTTTGGGCTGGCTGTGGCTAATCCGCTAATCCGCTTCTGGGTTGCTCTAGAACGTCACTTGGAGATTTAGGGCAACCGTTGCAAAACACCCAGACTGGCAGGAGCAGTTAAGGAAGTGAAGTTTGTCTGAGAAGGCTGAAGTGACAGATTATGAGGATATCGGCCTTCAAGATACAGTTCAGACCGTAAACATTCACAATCTTCCAACTGACAATTACCAAAATGTTCCCATAGTTCAATAACGATCTAGATGCATGACCCTGTAGACGTCAAACTGTTCAACAGTAGGACGAGTCCCCAATTGTGCTATACTATTCATGCTTCTGCTAGCAATTGGGTAATGCAGTTTCAAAGGACCTCACAAGCCCCACAGGCCTGAGCCACAATTGTGCACCTACCTTAAATGGAGAGGCCACAACGGCTGGTCAACTGGTAACTGACGTCATGGCCACCTGAAGGCGCGGTTGTCGCGGAGGGGTGGGGTAGTTTGTCTGAACTTGCGTGTACTTGCCTCTTGATGGCTGCAAACGCAAGGCCATCCGATCCGTACTTGCCTGCAATAGCTAGACAAGGGCCGAATTAACACAGGGACAGCGGAATCATGTGAAGGAAGTAGCTACGTCATAAGAGCTTCTCCTCCGTCACAACCCTCTGATGCCTTCCAGGAGTCAGTCAAACCAGAGACTTGCAAGCGGGCCAGACCCCCCATCGATTGTGTATATAATCTCccatcttccacctcccagagctgttcttttcttccatcatcaaacaactCTAGCAGAcaatcaaccaccacactcTACAAACAACTttcacaaacaaacaacttTCACCACCTACAACTATCAAAATGGAGACCATCAAGAACGCCGGCAACTTCGTCGCTGACAAGGTCAACGCTGCCACCTCTGAGGCTTCCAAGACGACCAACAAGGAGGTCGCCAAGGACTCCAACGCTAGCGCCGGCACTCGGTAAGCAACTCTCCCTTCTCTCCTCATTACTTGGCATCCAATTAACACCCTCAACAGTCTCGACGCTGCTGGCAATGCCATCTCTGACAAgtttgatgagaagaagcaTGAGGCCTCCGCTGAGACCAACAAGCAGAAGGCTACCCACTAAGTGCCTTTCACTATCTCAATAACCGCCTTCTGACACCTTCAACCGCTCATCATTGACGACATCGACCACTGCTTCTTTCGGGCTGGGAGAGACTTGATCACAATGGGTTGGTTTTGGACATCATGGGGTGATTGATGGGAGGACTTTTGGGGCATGGATTTCCGTTTCTTTAGGGGACAGTGGATTTCGGGAAGGAGGATTAGCATTTTAATACCCCCGACTACTAGCTCGGTAGCTTGATAGTCAACCTCGCTTCTTACCCATACTTTTCTGTGCCTTTTGTTGTGCTTGGTGATGTGACTTGTTCTGTGCCTTTCTGCCGACATCTTTCTTGCTGTGAATTTGCAAGAGTTACTGGTAAAATCCACTCTTTGAATCGAGAATGCTTCTATCGCATGATAGTCAAAAATTCAGAGAGTAGTATTCCTGCTTCCACAACGTTGATATCAGCCAATTCCAGAACATCTTGAGCTGTTCACCATGAAGTCAAGTGGAGAAAGTTTGCCCCATATCCACTAGACAGATATACCCCTGGCGATGGTATCCAATCCCAACCCAGAATCCGGGGTCGGAGACAGCCGTAGTCAGGCTTGGCCCCAAGCAGGTGTGACATGGGGTATCACCCCCAAAAATTAATTTTACTCTTGAACGCGACGTGCAAACTCGCGGCGATTTTTCCCCCAGCTTCTTCATCACTTTGAAAGTCAATCGACCGGTCAAATATAGCGCCAAATCACAGCCATGGACTTCTCGACACACTCGTCGCCATCGGGCGCCGAGCCCCTTACCTTTATAGAAATGATCGACCAGACGACCATCATCTCGCTGCTCTCGACACTCGCGATCCTGTTCACGGCGCTGGGGATTTCAAAACTGGTGTTGGACAAGCACACTCCGGGGAGGCTGAGGTTCCTATTTGTCTGGCATGCGTTTGACGCGCTGATCCACTTCATATTGGAGGGGAGTTTTGTGTGGCACTGCCTGTGCAGCAGCACgtcggtgagggaggtgaagggggaTTACTTCCCGACGCCGTATTATTATTTGGGGCAGGACCAAAAGGGACGGGTTTGGGGCTCGCAGGCGGCTGTTGGGCAGGAGGGGTATCTGGGTGCTATGGCGCAGTTGTGGATGGTGTATGCCAAGGCTGATCGAAGGTGGGCGGGGGTTGATTTGGCGACATTGAGTATTGAGATTATTAcggttgtttttgggggtgtgatggcggtgttggttTGTTGGGATTTGGCGAGGAAGAATGTGGCTAGGGGGAACTTGGCTAGTGAGTATATtctcgggggaggtggaggtgaggaagggaggATTGCTAATGGGAGATACAGTGATCATTCTTGCGACGGCCGAGTTGTATGGTGGGTATATGACTTTTATGCCGGAATGGTTGAGCGGGAGCGCCAACTTGGATACGAGCAACTTTATGTACAAGTGGATTTTCTTGGCCTTTTTCAATGTAAGTTGTTTGACGGCGATGTCGTGGGTGGGAGGTTGCTAACGGTTTGATAGGGCCTTTGGGTGGTTATCCCTCTGTATGCCATCTACGTGGCTGGAGCGGACATTTACGACGCTATCTGGGTCAGGTCTATTGTtgaggagcagaagaaggacgAGTAAAGCGTGCGATGAGAAGGGCGGTGGTTCGTGGAGAACGATGATATACGTTGAGGGGTTGATACATCATTATCTAATGGCTGATATTTGATGCTGTGAAGAGTTGGGGGGTGCTGGTATATGGGTATAATGAAATTGCGAACTGTAGGTACGACATGGCTGTAGGAATGAACAAAATGCATATACTTGATGCTTTGGGCTTTGTTGAGGGAGCCCTGAACCAAGCCGGAAATCTCATGAGAACCTCGCTGCAAAACCAGGTTCGCCAGGCACATCATAACACATCATGATCATACAAGTCGATATCCTTGGCCAGCATCAATAGCTGGAGCGCATCaaagccagccagccccaTGTCAGCCACATGCATGGCGGATCCCACGTTGGTGACAGACGTGTGGCGTTGATGCTACAGACTAAACCGGAAAGTTGGGTGGCCCTCCGCAAAGCAGAGCCTGTAGCATACCCCCTTTTTCATTTCGGAATTCTAGACTTCCAGGTTCCTCTACCCACCAGACCGTAACCCATGACAATGGTGGAGTCTAGAGCCGCTGGGAACTCGTGTTAAGCTTCATCCAGCCTGGCAAGCTCGGCATCCTGCTGACCCTGCTCGGTTCCTGTTGTACCTTATCGTCCTTCAAGAGAGTCTAGAATTGCGAGATAGCTACCGACCCGCGAAAAGCAAGGCGAATAAAGTTCCTAACCTCCGAGTCCGAGGGAGCTAGCAGGAGCAATACTTTGGTTGTCGACTTCTGCGAAGCTCCGTATTTCAATCTAGGTAGGGCTGGAGCAAGTTGTAAAGCTCGCCTGTTGGCATAGGGGCCACTAGCGAGCATCATTTTCAACGATCTTCCGACGGTGTCGATACGAGGCATGTCGCCTTATCTGCTTGCTACCTTCCCCGCAATGATGTTCGCAAGGCATGGCTGGCTTTCAAAGGAATCCATCGTGGGATCTCTTATCTCAGTTTTGGAAGttatgggggagggggagaggccAAGTGAAGTCCCTTGTCGGGTGACACGAGGGTGATGGGATGACCGCAACCTGATACATGCTCTGCTTCAGGGGATGCGAGGGGTGGGTGACAACGGACGATGGTCGATGGAAACGAAAGAAGCTTTTATtgtgggtgttgaggggaggaAACATAGGACAGATGGGACTGAGTGCATCGTTAAACCTTGATAGCTGGTGATGATCGATCGGGATCGATGTTGTGGTGGACTGATGCACTTTCATGACTGCCTTGAGGACTGAGGTCAGTAAGAAGGCTCATTGCAAATGACAAAACTAGTGATGACTGAGACTGAATTGATATTATGCTAGGGTCTGTGGGCATGAAAAGCAAAGCGGTCTATCTTTGGACAGGCTGTATTGATGGTAGGAGGCTATCCAGAGAACAGGCTGGATGGGCCGTGAAGATCTCCAAGCAGTGGAAGGAGTGTCGTTGACTTGCACAGATCGCTTGTCTCTCGGTTTGATCCGCAGCAGGGGTTGGCCCTGCCTTTTCAGGGGTCTTGGCATGTCACTCAAGAGCTGCGGGTGGTGGAGCTTTGACCAGTTTGCGGCTCTTGCGGCGACTCCGGATGGACCAGGGGTCTCGCTAGTGCAGAAGACGAAACTGGGGGTTGTCACGAAACTGCCTCAACCCCACGTCGCGACAATGCCTCGCTGCACTCATCACAGCACAATTCGAGCTCTTTGCCCGCCCACAGCGAGAGAGTTGAGCTTGGGCCCCGAGTCGAATCAATGGCTTTCCTTTGCATCCCAGCACAGGGTGCTCGCTTTTGCCACGCCAAGGTTGCTATCACGACGAGCTCTGTAAGGCAAATTCTGGATAGCAGCTCAAGTTCAGGTTGAGTTCTTCTGCCCCTACCTCAAGATACCATAGCTAGAAACAGTTCTCTAGGCAATGACTGGTCCCAACATCTCGATAAACGACCGTCTCTGCGGCCTCTAGGGGAAGACAATGACACCCTGAGCAGGATGGGATGGCCTCCCGTCTGGCCATCAGCCACCTTCAAAGGCCAAGACCGCTTTCTGCCTGAGCGGCCGCACTTGAGTCGCCATCTCTCCTGGGGATTTGAAGATGCCCAGCCTACACCCCTGCTCGGTTGTATCCTGTCCGGGAGGGGACCGTCCCAAGCTCTCGTCAACGTTTGCCGTCTCTTCGACAACCTGACCGGGAGAGCACATGGTGCTCTGTCCCCATTTTCATGCACCGGTGTCTCCCCTTCAGCACCCTGCTTCTTCTGGAAGAGACCCGCGGTCTGCAAGTGTCTGTCTGCCGTTCTTTGCCTTGGTTGGATTGGCCCATTCATCAGCCCTGGTCCCTGTTTCTATTCCCAGTCGAGGGCAAGCAGCAAGTGCTGGGTGCTCAGGGACTGTTTCGTCTGGCCCGTGGTTGTGCTCAAGGTGTGCCCACCCCTGCCGAACAGAGGGGCTTACGAGAGTGGAATGCGGGATGGCAGGATACCATTACACTCTTGCTTCATCCATCTGTTTGTCTTGATTTGTTCCTCTTTCTCCCCCTTCGCTTCTTCACCACACATCGGCCGGCGCCGTGTTTACGACCTCGACGACGTGGATTAGATGACTTGACGACAGACGGATTCAAGGGCACTGCTACGGCATTCTCGCCATCGCCGACCTCGCGGATAGACAGACACCGACAGAGCCCAAATGTCGCCACTCGCGTTGGTAGATGAGGTGATTGCCTCGTGGTTGCAGTCGCGGGACGACACGGGGACGATGCCGCAGAACAACTTCAACAGGACAGGAACCAACACTTTCCAGACGGCTCGGAACCAAACCACCACACAGCAGATGTTCTTCAACGAACTACGATTCGCCGCTGCCAGATCCATTCGAACATCGACCATCATTTTAGcttcttttaatattattgCTTCTTTTGCGACCGCCGTGGGGATCCTGGTTGATTCGTATTTCAGGGAAAGGCGGAACAACAGGTCATACAGGTTCAAGCGGAATGGCTTCAACTTTGTGCCCGAAGGCGAGATCTATCCGCTCATTTTATCAATTGGAATTTTCATTCAAAGCTTGGTCTTTGCCGGCGCTCAGTCGACTGGCCTCGACGGACTTTTTGGCACGGGATGCACTATGATGGCATTGGTCATGTTGCCTGGTGAGAAGAAACCTTGGTCTCAGACGAGTAGGTTGGAATTACGCTTGCTGACATTTACCAGCTGTGTTCCTGGCGCCTTTTATTCAGCTTGTCTTTGGTGTTGAGTTGACGTTGAGGGCACTTCGAAAGGAGTTGTTTGCCCCACGGGGGAAATGGAATGTGTCGATTTGCTCAGCACTTGTTGGGCTGTTTACACTTGCCATGTTTCTGGTTGCCGACTTTGACCAGTCTCCAAACTTTTGCTTAACCTCGCTCTTTTGGTTTGTTGCTCACTACTCGACGGCATGCTTTGGGCTTCTGACGGCCATTGCCTCGGTACTTATTATCTGCACTGTGGTGATCTTCATCAAGCTACACAGCAGCATTCAGATCGAGGTGACAGCTCGCGTGGCGGCCTCGAGGATGGTTTATTACCTGGCATTGGGAGCCATCTCGATTGTAAGTTAATCCATGTGATTTTGATCAGAACCAGCTGCTCACCTCTATCAGTGTTTCATGTTGCCATATTTCTACGTTTTGACCTTTCTGAACCGGCGAGGCCAGAACAACAATTCTCTCAATCTTTCAATGGTtgctgcggtggtggcaaACATATCCGGACTCATGAATGGCGGGCTTTACCTGTTCTTGAAGTCAAACACCATTTCGACCATTGGGCCTAGGGACAAAATCGGCGAGTACGAGAACCGCAGGGCCAGATACAAGATTGAGCGGCGCTATACCATGGACGACGCAGACTCGGAATTCGGATTCGATGAGGATTTCAAAAAATACAAGACGGCCGCTGATATTCGCAAGATGGATAGCGAAGAGACTCTGACGGCCTACGAGAaagaggagatggtggatgcTAAGAGCATCCGCAGCGTGAGGCCACCTTCCACCATCTACGGTCGACGAGGCCCTGCGTCCATTCGCTCCTTCCGCTCCAACAGATTGATGTCTGCGGCATCCAACGTGTTCATGCCGAAAGCGCCAGAACGAGCCCGTGTTTCGAACGCAGCCGGTGGGCACATGAGAAAGCGCTCCAACTACTCATTATTTCCTAACAAGAACTCCGGCGCCAAGTCGTCACTCACCTTCCTTCCTGCCACGACATACTCACCCAATAACAACGACCACctcaaaccaccaccctcgatgGGTAACCTTGCCGCCTTCCGCCACCGCAGAGACTCGTCTCTTATCTCATCAGCGACGGTTCAGATCGGACTCAGATTCTCCTCTGTCGACGATATCCCACCAGTCGCCCAAACAGTCGTCACAGTTCAGGACCCTCATGTGTACAACTTGGAGTGCCCCAACGTGGTCAAGGAGCTTCAAGCCAAGGGCATCAATGTTCAGCTCAAGCGTCCCGTGGGCTTGGACTCGGGAGCCTCGACACCAACCGGCTCGACCAAAGAAGGGTCTCCTACAAGTCCGGGCCGAAGTCCAGTCAAGGATGCGAAGATGAAGACGCTGCCGCCTGTACCGAGACCCATGATTGACACCCAGTCTGTAAcgccggcaccaccatctcaGGAGATCACCCTGAGCCCCAGTGTCTACAGCCCACAAAGCCCCAGCAAGGCCAAACTCGTCCCTCCAGCTAAGCCGGCTACCAACCCACGGAGTCCCCCCAtggtaccaccaccacgacgaACAGGCGAGGCGACACCACCTCCTGTGGCGGATGGAAAGAATGCCTGGATATAGGACCAGTTACAAGAACAATAATGTGCGCGCGTGTGTGTCTTGTCAAGCATTTTCTGGTGTTGGAAGGTTAGCAtaggatggtgttgatggatgggtgTGTGCCATGCTATCATGATGGGTTCGGTGGGGGTGTAcgaaggtggtgatgatgatggtaaTTTCTCTTTTCCACTCATTCATTCTAATCTTTTTAGAGAGATTTTCCAGGACGGGCATGGAGTGgttgtcttttttctttatttatatataccAACCACGCGGTTGACACCgtactctttttttttctaacCTTATATACCATTGAAATGACATGACATGCCTTGAGGGTGTCTATCATTTACTTTTTATCTGTCTACGTTTTCCGTCTCTGTTTTCATTGTCGTGTTGTCTTTggtcttttttcttctttgcctGGGGGGACGGGGTCTATATTTCATGAAGGCGTCTCTAAGATGATGGGTGGCGTATGAGAGACGGCCTTTTGTGGGATACAATTATTGATACTGCACACAAGTTTAAGCACGTTCCTTTTAGTGGTAAGAtgaggggaggtgatgggtgggGAAAAGCAGGTCTTGGAGGCGAGTTGTGATGACTAGGAGGAGGGTTTGTTAGCAAGCATGTTGCCTTGGTGTGAGAGGGCTTGGTTGAGACGGTTATTGTAGGATTGAGAATAGGACAGGATGGATTATTCGGTCCATTGTCATCAGGTTAATACTTGACAGCATATCATTAGGCTTCAAGATTGTGTTACATGTCGCAGACTTGCTTCGAGAACTTTATTCTTTCACATTCTGTTTTGAACTAGTAAGGACGTGAAAGCTGCATTATTATTTATGTGTCCATCGACACAGGTTGGACTATCACAGTTATGTGTGGGACTCAATCTCAGTTACTAAAGAAACGAACTATCGTGTTATTAGGAGCCATATCTCGTTTCCCGGCTCGAGGCTCTCAATTCCTGAATACATGTCGAGACCTCGCTGTTTGTTATTTATTTAGCGTCGAAGAGCCATTCCGGCAATTTTATTTGATGATTTTTAACGTAAGGATCCAGGTTTTGGAAAGATCTTCATATTGGGGCTCTTGTTGTGGCATCGGGTAATCTCAAACAGAGTAACCTTTCACTTCAAAGTTCGAGGCTTGTGCTGATTTGCCAATAGAAATATCAGTTCCAAGTGGATATCAGGCTCGTGGGCAACATCTTTCTTGTCCACGCACATAATAGGTAGAGTTCTCCTTGACGACCGAATATCCATGATTGTTGTTGACCAGAAAAGGGGTCATGGAAGCCGGGCAACTCCACCAAGCGGCATCGACGCCCAGCAACAGTGGCTGGCTGTAAGTCGAAACTTCCCGTCATCCTCTCCCTGCATATGACCGCTTGCCCCAAATTCCATGCATTCTAAATACCCGTACCTATGCATCGGTGCTAACCCCAAACTGAGCCCTGGGCGGGTTCCAAGACGGTAAGAGATGCACTCCATCGAGAGATCATACGACAAAAGTCCTCCAGATCGAGCATTCCAAGACTTCGAAGCCAAATTGGGATAGAACCCGCTGCCCCAAGAAAGGGGGTCAACAGCCTTGTTTATATTTCCAAACCGCTCCTGCAGACTCCTGCATTGAACCAGGCGTCTGGCTCTATGTACTCGAGGTACTTGACGCCACGAGCCCAACTACATCGACCTTTCAACCGCTTTCTCTCCCTTGAACAGGCGCTCAAACGTGCTCTCTCAACGGCCTACAAGCACATTACCTTAGTCCAAACCAAGGTGCGTTTTCCAACAAGGCGGGTATGCACGCCGTTGTGGTGTCTCAAGCCCCCTAAGGCTCGCCTCCCATCGTGACTGGACAGCTCAGTCAAAGCCCAAAAACTTGACAACTGACTAGTTAAGGGGGTGGCTTTCCATCTGTCATCTCTATCCGCGCGCGCCCGATGACCCGGCCGCACGCCCGCGGACCAAGGCTTCTCCCAACCAACCAGTTGGGCAGGACGTTTAACGCCGCGAAAAGTCGGGTGGAAGGAGTGCCCCTGACTGCCAGTTATGAAGAGGAAACAACACGAAAATGGAAATCGCGTCCCCTTGCATATCGGGCGCGAGATTTACACACATAGCAACAAAAACAAGACAGCAGTGAAATTTTGACGCCTTCTTTTTGCCTGCCACCAACCTAGGTACTGAACAGACGGGACCGAGAAGTCACTGCAAGTATCAACACCGAACTGCTCCAAGTACCGGTCAAGCCTAGAATTGTGACCACCATCCAATGTAATGTGACCGGCAGTTCATCATGTCATGTCCTCAATGATGTGAATGATCCACGATGCAAAAAATGTGACAACCACACAGGAAGCCTtacaaccaacccaacccggtaactccccctcccgaaccaaaaaaaaccaagGCCTAGATCAAATAGACATCGACATCATCTCGTCGATCATGTTCCCAActgctcctctcctccttcaacaaGGGTTACAACGTCGCACTCAAAAGCAAGCCACTCATTGCCGGCTCCCCCCGCGATCCCTTCCGTCTTCTGTGCCACAcacctacccacccacccGCGATATATGAGAAATCCAGACCCTTTCTTCAATCTTGTTCAACTGATGGACAAAGCCGAGAAGGTAGACGAAATGGAATTTTTGATCGCCGACCACTGCAGTTGCAAATTTTTGCATTTTTCCCCCTCATCGACAAGGCGGGCGGCTTGCAGCATGCGttaccacccacccatcaccaccaccacatttCCATTTTCCATTCTTCCCTTCCCACTCCCCTTgtccccctcttctcctctctaCTCAGATCCTTGAGGAAGTAGATAGGCAGAGTAGGATTCAGATCAAGATAAGGCAACCAAATCGTGCCCATCTTTTCACCACGGAGTTTaccgcctcttcctcgaAGTAGTGTAGGTAGGCACCTGTATCCCATCCTGTCTAGCCTTCCCAACCGCACGCCGAGAGAAGCGATCAAAAAGCAAAACGTGACAAAAAGCGGCGTTTTTTAAACGCCCTACCTTCCACGTCAAAAACAGGGGTCGCCAGTACGAAGGATCTCATCGGATTGGTCTGTTGCTTCACCCACCCCTCAAAAGTACCATCACCAAAATCTAGACCTTCTTTCCTACATCTGCCCGCGCATTGGGACGATTCCTGTCTCGTCTTAGCGGAgaggcggtgatggcatGATTTATAAGTCCCAAAGTGCCGGGTCGGCCGCTAATGGTTTCTTGTCGGGAAACatggggagatggtggttaAGGTGAGCAGCCAAAGTTGGCAAGGGATGGGAGAAACAAACAAACGGTGAGAGAGACATTTCTCCATATGTACCCCTATTTTTCACGATGAGACGGAAACATCTCCGGATACCTACCCAACGAGATGTTGAGAACAGACAGGTCTGTGAGTACACGATGTACAATGCCCTATCCCAATTCCAAACACATGGCTTTTCACTCCTGCCTTGCATAGCATAGAATCGGCAGTGGACATCAGTAGTCTCAAAACTTTGTTCATCTCTTCTAGCCTTATTACCTCCAAAGCCCAAAACCGATGATGCACGTTCTGGAGAAAGTGATGAGGctcgaccaccaccatcgccatcccTACTAGCAAACCACGGTGCCACGTTGTCCGTTgtccccccaccatcaaagCGTTCCCTAGATAGCCTTGTGGGgtttggttggggttgttcgGAAGATATCAAATCACGGCAAAGTTTTCAAAATTCTCTCTGCACCCCATGTTGCGAAAATGCTAGCTCGCGCAACCGATAAAACCCACCCCATTTTCTTCCATTCGTGGCCCGTCCCACTTCCCATTCGGGAAACTCGGCCGGGTTTGTTGCAAGCTGATGAGCATGCGGCTAGCAAATGGTTGGGTTAGTTTTGCGTGAGCGGTTGGTGGGAGAGTAACCTCACCAGAGGTAACTGCCGGGGGATCGACAAGTACCTCTCCTAAGTAAGGTAACTGGGACGCCATCGAATCGCAAATTCCAATCTGTCGGGTGGTGCAGAGAACAAAGGTTGAttagaaaagagaagaaaaaacaaaatgcCATGCcgtgatgctgctgctgcggcgacGGCGGGGTCTAATCCAAAGGTCCAGATTCCCGGAATTTGTTGCTTGTCACCACCTTGTTGCCCTTCAACAAAGCTGCAGGCGAGAGATCTCTGGACGCCTCTTtctgcccccctccctttctcGCCTGAAATGTCTCGAGTTTTGTTTTCTGCCGGTAAGGCAAGGACCCTGAAAAAACGCCACAGACAAACAGAGAGAGATAATCAGATGATTAATAGCATCTCGGAGGTCTTGCCCGTCTGGAAATTCAAGTCATGTCCAGCATCATATAGTGTTACAAAACTGACATGAATATCAATAATCCATAATATGCAACAACAACTGTAAGACACCGTCGTCCCGGTGCAGTTGAGTTGCAAGCAGCAACCCGGAACATTCCCACTTTCAGCCCTCCCCCCCCGGTGTTGTTGTGCAAGtcaaagaaagagagagaaatggTTCATGTCAGTACCCGCGTCAAATTGATTCTGTTTCCCGTAATCCTGGTTCCCTTGGGAGGAACAGCAACCGTCTCGTCAAATCGTAAAAATCATACCAACTCATCATATTCCCCCCCCAAGTCATTCCTGCTTTTATTTTTGGCCTCTCCCAATGGTGTGTGTGCGTCGCGCGGCACTGAAAGGAAGATCCCGAACCACTCTCCCGGGACACACAAcgcaaaacaaaaacaaaaaaaagcctctcccttctttttcccccTGCCCTCATCTTGTCTGTTCTGTTGTCACCTGCCTAATCGGGACAAATCAGGGACCCAAGGACCATGGTGATGGCGCCTCAAGCGCGCGCGCGCCGCCGGGGTAGGGAAAAGCCAGATCTTTGGTTCCGatccccccacccaaaacaccacccccaagatTGTGTTTTGTTGTGAGGTGAAGCATGACGAAACCCCCCCGCTCCCATGGGAGGAGCGAAATGAAATGCTacctcatcttcaacaacgacaacaacaaggcaCGAATGATGGGGGTTATTTTTGCGCGCGCACATACTGCGCGTGGTATCCAGGGTCCTGTCATCAGTGCTGTGTGTGGGAATCGATCAAAACCGCATGTCCGCGATCCCAATATAGGCATCTTTGTTGTTGTAACCATGGATATAGGTTCGTCAGTCAATCGTGTGatatccccccctcccccccgtcCCTCTCCGTACCTAAACACCCAAACACCAGGATAATCCTATCTTCTGCTCATATTAATTGGCCTGGGTCCCGAGAACAAGTCAAATCCCAATTAACTGATGAGCCCCCAGTGTGTATCTCAATCGCGGCTCTCCACAGAGATAACATCGTGGCATCTTGACACTGTTTTCAGGCCCCCTGCCATCATCCAGTTATCCCTTCTCTTGGGCCCGCTTGTTTTTACCGAAGTTTTagtgtttttgtttttggcaCACTCACGTTCATGCGTTTTCCATCTTGTTGTTCCAAAACCAAAATGCACGGAACTTTGAAAAGCGCGGCCCCCTGGTTCATCATGTTATCTGGCCCGAGCCCAAAAGACACAGAAGCGTTTGCAAGCTCGTCATCGAAAAACTAATAATAACGTACCGAGAAATGTGTGTGCTGTGTGTGTGCAGAATGTGCAAG encodes the following:
- the GRG1 gene encoding Glucose-repressible protein (COG:S; EggNog:ENOG503P77B); translation: METIKNAGNFVADKVNAATSEASKTTNKEVAKDSNASAGTRLDAAGNAISDKFDEKKHEASAETNKQKATH
- a CDS encoding uncharacterized protein (COG:I; EggNog:ENOG503P0KJ); translation: MDFSTHSSPSGAEPLTFIEMIDQTTIISLLSTLAILFTALGISKLVLDKHTPGRLRFLFVWHAFDALIHFILEGSFVWHCLCSSTSVREVKGDYFPTPYYYLGQDQKGRVWGSQAAVGQEGYLGAMAQLWMVYAKADRRWAGVDLATLSIEIITVVFGGVMAVLVCWDLARKNVARGNLAMIILATAELYGGYMTFMPEWLSGSANLDTSNFMYKWIFLAFFNGLWVVIPLYAIYVAGADIYDAIWVRSIVEEQKKDE
- a CDS encoding uncharacterized protein (EggNog:ENOG503NYZU), whose product is MSPLALVDEVIASWLQSRDDTGTMPQNNFNRTGTNTFQTARNQTTTQQMFFNELRFAAARSIRTSTIILASFNIIASFATAVGILVDSYFRERRNNRSYRFKRNGFNFVPEGEIYPLILSIGIFIQSLVFAGAQSTGLDGLFGTGCTMMALVMLPAVFLAPFIQLVFGVELTLRALRKELFAPRGKWNVSICSALVGLFTLAMFLVADFDQSPNFCLTSLFWFVAHYSTACFGLLTAIASVLIICTVVIFIKLHSSIQIEVTARVAASRMVYYLALGAISICFMLPYFYVLTFLNRRGQNNNSLNLSMVAAVVANISGLMNGGLYLFLKSNTISTIGPRDKIGEYENRRARYKIERRYTMDDADSEFGFDEDFKKYKTAADIRKMDSEETLTAYEKEEMVDAKSIRSVRPPSTIYGRRGPASIRSFRSNRLMSAASNVFMPKAPERARVSNAAGGHMRKRSNYSLFPNKNSGAKSSLTFLPATTYSPNNNDHLKPPPSMGNLAAFRHRRDSSLISSATVQIGLRFSSVDDIPPVAQTVVTVQDPHVYNLECPNVVKELQAKGINVQLKRPVGLDSGASTPTGSTKEGSPTSPGRSPVKDAKMKTLPPVPRPMIDTQSVTPAPPSQEITLSPSVYSPQSPSKAKLVPPAKPATNPRSPPMVPPPRRTGEATPPPVADGKNAWI